The Halomonas binhaiensis nucleotide sequence GCCAGCCTGGGTGACCAATACTTGAGCTATGACGAACTGATCGAATCACGTCTGCTGCTGCCACCCCTGACCCATCCGGACCCGGCTCACTGTCTGGTAACCGGCACAGGGCTGACCCACCTGGGCAGCGCGGATACTCGCTCGGCCATGCATGCCAAGACGCAGACCGACGAATCTCAGATGACCGATTCCATGCGCATGTTCAAGCTAGGTGTCGAAGGCGGCAAGCCCGCCGCAGGCCGCATCGGCGCCCAGCCGGAATGGTTCTACAAGGGCGATGGCAGCTGTGTGGTTGCTCCCGAGGCGCCCCTGCCCTCACCCTCTTTCGCCCAGGATGCCGGAGAAGAACCCGAGCTGGCCGGGCTCTATATCATTGACCACCAAGGGCAACCCCGGCGGCTCGGTTTCGCCATCGGCAATGAGTTTTCCGACCACGTGACGGAGCGCTTCAATTATCTCTGGCTCGCCCACTCCAAACTGCGCGCCTGCAGCTTTGGTCCTGAACTGCTGATTGGTGAACTACCTGCTCACCTGGAAGGTACCAGTCGCATCACTCGCCATGGCGAGACGCTCTGGAACAAGACCTTTCTCACTGGCGAAGACAATATGGCCCATAGCCTGGCCAACCTTGAGCACCACCATTTCAAGTATCCCGGTTTTCGTCGTCCAGGAGATGTTCACGTGCAC carries:
- the araD1 gene encoding AraD1 family protein, with amino-acid sequence MRLIQCLYQEKPRAALVEDDNVRLTDSDTYGLAQRALERGLSLAETVAASLGDQYLSYDELIESRLLLPPLTHPDPAHCLVTGTGLTHLGSADTRSAMHAKTQTDESQMTDSMRMFKLGVEGGKPAAGRIGAQPEWFYKGDGSCVVAPEAPLPSPSFAQDAGEEPELAGLYIIDHQGQPRRLGFAIGNEFSDHVTERFNYLWLAHSKLRACSFGPELLIGELPAHLEGTSRITRHGETLWNKTFLTGEDNMAHSLANLEHHHFKYPGFRRPGDVHVHFFGTATLSFADDIKVQPGDRFEIELAAFGRPLRNPLAASDQDEGLLSISAL